One part of the Glycine soja cultivar W05 chromosome 11, ASM419377v2, whole genome shotgun sequence genome encodes these proteins:
- the LOC114374631 gene encoding protein NLP9-like yields the protein MEDHVSPEGKEVSCCTPPGAQLEEPTSVDGGMKKSASEDMFSNFSELMNFDTYAGWSNSPSMTDQSLANVFSSFSLAPYPVPDVLNLVEHGNGPFFMTEDSEIHNDMESAPSCGERIIFQQMDFQLGFLDEANDSNSLDSKQKPNGTSQEVNTTDMCNYIISSSPGRSLDDRMLRALSFFMESADGGMLAQVWVPIKHGDEFILSTSEQPYLLDPKLAGYREVSRAFTFSAEGKTQSCPGLPARVFISHVPEWTSNVGYYNKTEYLRLEHARNHEIRGSIALPISDVHSQVPCAVLELVTTKEKPNFDRELEIVSQALQLVNLRTTMPPRLHPQCLSSNKRAALTEIIDVLRAVCHAHRLPLALTWIPCCYSEGIRNETDRIRIKEGHTSPNEKCVLCIEESACYVNDGAVEGFVHACVEHHLEEGQGIAGKALQSNHPFFYTDVKTYDIGEYPLVHHARKYNLNAAVAIRLRSTYTNDDDYILEFFLPVNMTGSSEQELLLDNLSSTMRRICKSLRTVSDAELTGIEGSQGGFPKEKVSGFFPMSRRNSQIAFISDDHDSVLKMSLKASNMRNNGIEAVHSQTMNGSRKQVEKKRSTVENNVSLSVLQQYFSGSLKDAAKSIGVCPTTLKRICRQHGISRWPSRKINKVNRSLKKIQTVLDSVQGVEGGLKFDPYTGGFIAGGSIMQETEAHKYLVFPEKSSVKDPKPATQKKVSVAPAPASTIENSTIKLNDDEGVCLVGNKLVHSRSIPNSNSGEGELKKDNVSSDDSKSMTMNDGSCHKACHWKKTKDCPEQTCSMSLVTDEVEVGVDRVEGADEHNHPTSSSTTNSSNGSGSMMHGSSSCSHENQKYSKVKSNCVDSGSKMIVKASYRGDTIRFKFDPSSGCFQLYKEVATRFKLQNGSFQLKYLDDEEEWVMLVNDSDLQECTEILDDIGTRCVKFLVRDVPCVLSSHGSNSCFLSDSS from the exons ATGGAAGACCATGTTTCCCCTGAGGGAAAGGAAGTTAGCTGTTGCACACCTCCTGGGGCTCAGTTGGAGGAACCAACATCGGTAGACGGTGGAATGAAAAAATCTGCTTCAGAGGACATGTTTAGCAACTTCTCAGAGCTCATGAACTTTGATACCTATGCTGGTTGGAGCAATAGCCCATCCATGACTGATCAGAGTTTGGCTAATGTGTTTTCATCGTTTTCCTTGGCGCCATATCCAGTACCTGATGTGTTGAATTTAGTGGAGCATGGAAATGGTCCATTCTTTATGACAGAAGATAGTGAAATTCACAATGATATGGAAAGTGCTCCTAGTTGTGGGGAGAGAATTATATTTCAGCAGATGGACTTTCAACTTGGGTTCTTAGATGAAGCAAATGATTCAAATAGCTtagattcaaaacaaaaacctaaTGGCACATCTCAGGAAGTTAATACCACAGACATGTGCAATTACATAATCTCAAGTTCACCAGGTAGGTCACTTGATGATAGAATGCTGagggctttgtccttctttaTGGAATCAGCTGATGGGGGAATGTTGGCACAAGTTTGGGTGCCAATAAAGCATGGTGATGAATTCATCTTAAGCACAAGTGAACAACCTTATTTGTTAGATCCAAAGCTTGCAGGGTATCGTGAAGTGTCGAGGGCATTTACATTTTCTGCAGAAGGAAAGACGCAATCATGTCCGGGGCTTCCAGCTCGCGTGTTTATATCGCACGTTCCTGAATGGACCTCCAATGTTGGTTACTACAATAAAACTGAGTACTTAAGGTTGGAGCACGCAAGGAATCACGAGATTCGTGGATCTATTGCTCTTCCTATATCTGATGTGCACTCTCAAGTGCCATGTGCTGTATTGGAACTAGTTACTACAAAGGAAAAGCCTAACTTTGACAGAGAATTAGAAATTGTTTCTCAAGCACTCCAg CTTGTAAATTTAAGGACTACTATGCCTCCACGACTTCATCCTCAG TGTCTATCAAGTAACAAAAGAGCTGCTTTGACTGAGATAATTGATGTGTTACGAGCCGTGTGTCATGCACATAGATTGCCACTGGCACTGACATGGATTCCCTGTTGTTACAGTGAGGGAATAAGAAACGAAACTGACAGAATACGAATCAAAGAGGGTCATACAAGTCCTAATGAAAAATGTGTACTATGTATTGAAGAATCAGCTTGCTATGTAAATGATGGAGCTGTAGAAGGATTTGTTCATGCATGCGTTGAACATCATCTTGAGGAAGGGCAAGGTATTGCTGGGAAAGCTCTTCAATCAAATCATCCGTTCTTCTATACTGATGTGAAGACATATGATATTGGTGAATATCCCCTTGTTCATCACGCACGCAAATATAACTTGAATGCTGCAGTTGCAATTAGGCTAAGGAGTACCTACACCAATGATGATGATTACATATTAGAATTCTTTCTGCCTGTGAATATGACAGGGAGTTCAGAACAGGAACTTTTATTGGACAATCTCTCCAGTACCATGCGGAGAATTTGTAAGAGTTTGAGGACAGTTTCAGATGCTGAGTTAACAGGAATAGAAGGTTCCCAAGGTGGGTTTCCAAAGGAAAAAGTCTCAGGTTTTTTTCCCATGTCCAGGAGAAACTCTCAGATAGCATTCATAAGCGATGACCATGATTCTGTCCTGAAGATGTCCTTGAAGGCATCTAACATGAGAAATAATGGAATTGAAGCCGTTCATAGTCAG ACAATGAATGGATCAAGAAAGCAGGTAGAGAAAAAGAGAAGCACAGTGGAGAACAATGTTAGTTTGAGTGTTCTTCAACAATACTTTTCCGGTAGTCTGAAGGATGCTGCAAAAAGCATTGGTG TTTGCCCAACAACTCTAAAAAGGATATGCAGACAACATGGAATTTCAAGATGGCCATCCCGAAAGATAAATAAAGTGAATCGTTCGTTAAAGAAGATACAGACTGTGCTTGATTCTGTCCAGGGAGTGGAAGGAGGGCTAAAGTTTGATCCTTATACCGGGGGGTTTATAGCCGGAGGATCAATCATGCAGGAAACGGAAGCACATAAATATCTTGTGTTTCCTGAGAAAAGTTCTGTGAAAGATCCTAAGCCTGCAACACAAAAAAAAGTCTCAGTAGCTCCAGCACCTGCCAGCACTATTGAGAATTCAACAATTAAGTTGAATGATGATGAAGGTGTTTGTCTGGTGGGAAACAAGCTTGTGCACTCAAGAAGTATTCCTAACTCCAACAGCGGTGAGGGAGAATTGAAGAAAGACAATGTTTCTTCTGATGATTCAAAATCAATGACCATGAATGATGGATCATGCCATAAAGCTTGCCATTGGAAAAAGACTAAGGATTGTCCTGAACAAACTTGTTCAATGTCCTTGGTAACTGATGAGGTTGAAGTTGGTGTAGATAGGGTAGAAGGAGCTGATGAACATAACCATCCTACTTCTTCAAGCACTACAAACTCATCCAATGGCTCTGGCTCAATGATGCATGGAAGCTCATCATGCTCTCATGAGAACCAAAAGTATTCAAAAGTTAAATCAAATTGTGTTGATAGTGGGTCAAAAATGATTGTGAAAGCTAGCTACAGGGGTGATACTATTCGTTTCAAGTTTGATCCATCTTCAGGTTGTTTCCAGCTATATAAAGAAGTTGCAACAAGGTTCAAATTGCAAAATGGATCATTCCAGCTCAAATATCTTGATGATGAAGAGGAATGGGTGATGTTGGTGAATGACTCGGATTTGCAAGAATGTACAGAAATTTTGGATGACATTGGAACACGTTGTGTGAAGTTTCTTGTCCGTGACGTGCCTTGTGTTTTAAGTAGCCATGGCAGCAACAGTTGCTTCTTGTCAGATAGCTCTTAG